The genomic DNA GGCAGGTTCGCAGACATGTGACTTATCACGAGGAAAACGGCGATCAATGGAGTCGCGGCCAAACCATATGGAATCGCGGCTATGGCGATTGTGACGATTTCGCCACATGTGTAGAGGAATTATGCGAAGCCAAGGGGTTTACATGCTGGATCGCATTGGTATTTCCAGTAGAGTCGCATTCCAATGGGCACTGTGTAGTGATGGGAATCTGGAACGGCCAGATGTGGATGGCAAGCAATGGCAAATATTATGAGGTGTCATCCCTGGCGGAGGCCCTTAAGAAATTAGAAGGAATACGAGGATTCGAAGGGCACAGACTGGAGTTTGTACCCTTCTCATTACTCTGAGGTGCAGCCCCCTTACCATCAACGGGATGCCCATTCCTGGTGACTGAGCCAGGGGACATCCCCTTTTATCAGCCGGCTTTTTTTACCGCTGATAATGCCGCTTCATAGTTCGGCTCCTGGGCGATTTCAGGAACTTGTTCGGCATAGACGACCTGATCCAACTTGTCCAGAATCAGCACCGCCCGGCTCATCAATCCGGCCAGCGGTCCGGTGGTGATGACCACCCCGTAGTCTCTGCCAAACGTGGCAGAGCGCATGGTGGAGAGATTGATGATATTCTTGAGACCCAGGCTCTCGCAAAATCGTTTCTGGGCAAAAGGCAGATCAGCCGAGATATTGATGACCACCGTATCGGTCATGGCCGCCACTTCCTGATTGAACCGTTGCGCCGACAGGGCACACACCGATGTATCCAAGCTGGGCACAATGTTCAGGACTTTCTTTTTGCCGGCAAACTGCGGCAGTCCGACATCAGCCAGATCGCCCCCGGTTAAATTGAATGCCGGCGCCTTGGTGCCGACCTTGGGCAAAGAACCCACTGTCTGTATTGCCGTCCCCTTCAATGTAATCGTAGCCATAAGCATTTTCCTTTTTGTGTTTTACTCGGGCAACCCTACCAAACACCGGAGCCAGAGACAAGCCGGTCTGATGATGTTTTGATTGACGACAGAAGCAAGTCTATAGAGACTCTTGGCTATGAAGAATAACACCATCCTTGCCAGGCGCGAAGAGGCTTCAACGCTTCTCGCCTGCCATACAGGGCCAAACAGTATGGCCGCTGCCCTGAACGTGCTGGCTCAGCAGTTTCAGGTCATTCAGGGCCGGTCGCAACTCTTGCTCAGTCTCTCCACACTGGTGCTCACCATCACCGGCTTTAGTGGCCCGAAAATTGCCGCCACCAATCTCGCGGCGCGCCTGCTGCTGGTGGCTGGCATCACGATCGTCCTGATTGCCACGGCCACGACGCTGATCCAGAGTCTGAATATCAGATGGATCACCCAGATCAAAGGGGCGACGGATATCGAGACCCTTGAACTGATCCTTGCCAACCGGGACCGCAAGACGCAGTCCTATGCGATTTCGCTGGCGATTCTTGTGGCCGGCTTGACCTGCTACGTCGGCAGTATTGTTGTTTTTCTACTCCAGTACCAGGCTCCTTAATATAATCATGGTAAAAATTATGATGGCAACCTATCTGCTCGGAATACAGGCGCTGGCCGAGCCAGCTCTCGATGTCTACTTCGGAACCTATACCAAACCCCCTCTTTCCGAAGGGATTTATCACGCCACACTTGATCTGAAAACCGGGACGCTTTCCCCTGCGACTCTCGCCTGCCCGGCAAAGGATCCGACCTTTCTTGAGATCCACCCCGACCATCAATTCATCTATGCGGTGACGGAACGTAATCCCGGCGCCGTGAGCGCTTTCGCCATCGATCCGGCAACCAAAAAACTCACTCTGCTGAACACGTCCCCCACCGGAGGGAAAGGGCCGTGCCATGTGTGTATTTCCAGCGACGGGAATACCCTGCTCGTCGCCAATTATGGCGGCGGAAGCGTGGCCTCCATTCCCATCAATAAAAATGGCACTCTGGCTGAACCGGCAAGCATCATTCAGCATGCCGGCTCAAGCATCAATCCCAAGCGCCAGAATGAGCCGCACGTTCATAGCGTCAATCTCAGCCCGGACAACCGCTTTGCGTATGTGGCCGATCTCGGGCTCGATAAAATCATGATTCACCGGCGCGACGCCAAAACGAGCCGGCTTCTCCCGAACGAACCGGCGGAGATAAAAATCAAACCCGGAGCGGGCCCACGACACCTCTCGTTTGGCCCCGGCGGCAAATTCGCCTATCTTATCAATGAACTTGATAACACCATTATTGCCTTTGCTTATGAACCGAAAACCGGGGGGCTTTCGGAAATTCAAACGATCTCCTCCCTGCCGGAAGGATATACGGGCGAAACCACTTGCGCCGAAGTGCGTGTCCATCCCGGCGGAAAATTCCTCTACGGCTCCAATCGCGGCCACGATTCCATCGTCATCTATAAAATCAATCCCGACACAGGGCGGCTGACCCTGTTGGGCTTCCAGAATTCAGGGATTAAGAATCCGCGGAATTTCAACATCGACCCGACGGGTCAATATTGCGTGGTCGCCAACCAGGACGCCAACACGGTCATTGTTTTTCGCATCAACCCGGAATCAGGAATGCTGGCACCCACGGGACAGGCCATCACTATCGGGGCCCCCGTCTGTGTCCGGTTCATGCCCTGACATTCTTTCTAGATAACGCAAATATTGGACAGATATAACGAGCACCGGTATAATCATCTGCAACGAGGGGGGGCTGCATGAGCGAAACGGAAAACGGGCAACTGACGGACGTCAAAAAACAGGCCGCAGCGACCTATGCCGCGGCGACGGCCGCCCACAAGGCGGCGACCGACGTCTACGATACCGCCACCAGAGCCTATGAGGAAGCGACCAAGGTCTACAGGGCCGCCCGGGCCGCCTACGAAAAGACCTTGAAAACCGGCACCATTGACAGTCAAACCGACGCCAACGAAGACTACGCCGCCGCCTGTGCGGCCTACGAACAGGCCTGTAGCGCCGCAGGAACAGAACCGGTATAGCGCAAGAGCCCCCCATGGGGCCTTTCTCTTTAATTCTCAACGCGCAACTCTCGACTCGCAACTCTTTTATCAGGGATTGGCCTCGATCGCGTAGTCCAACGTCACGACGGCTTTGGCGCTTTTTTCAATGGAAGAGGTGTCGTATTCACCCGAACCGGAGGTTTCAGTGGAGTAACGCTCGGTAATCTGGAATACGCCCTGTTGCGCGGAAATCAGTGCCCCAATCCGGCCCTTGCTGCCCTTGGCAAGCGCCACCGCGCGACGGTATCCGTGGCATGCGTCTGTTGGGCAGTTGGTGCTAAGTGCGTCTTCTGTGGTGGAAGCATGATAGGCTCCGGCTGTTCAAAAAGTCCCACGAAATATTGTGTGATTATCAATTATGGAAAGTGTAGCTACTGTGGTGGCACTATGGTTGGATCAGGATGTAGTAAAAGCCCGACGAAATATTGCGTGGTTCCTTCCGAAAAGGGCAAGTGCAGTTATTGCGGTGGAAGCATGATCGGGTCTGGTTGCTCCAAAAGTCCGACGAAACATTGCGCCACGGTCCAAATGTAGGTCAACAAATTTCCAACATTTCCCGAACATTTATTTTGCAGAAATCAGTGAAATTTCTCGACATATCTTAATAGTACGCTATACTATAGCTAATATTTAGGCAATCATCCAAAAGCATTATTTCAGACTTGAAGTATGGTAATTTAGCCTCGTTTCAGCGATTAGACGGGGTATGTTTTCCAAGCATTGCCCACAAACGAAAAAAATAAGAAACCGCCACCAAAGCCCTATACGCGAAATTTTTCCAAATGTAGCGCAGTTTGGGTAGCTGGCGGGAAATCAGGAGCAGGTGAAGTAATTCGGAATGCTTAGGGCTATTCTGAAATCCTATACAGGGCTTTGGGAATCGTTAACTAGCCTTGGTGCGGGGAGGACGGGTTTGTTGGCACTGGGAGGAATTTGAAGGCACTTGCTGACCATTAGAGCGGATCAAGCACAATGCCCTGCCATGAAGTGACGCTTGCAATAAATTCCGGTTCCAACACAGACCACAATTACCGGCCCATCATCTGCAGAGTATCTTCGATTTCCTTTGGGCGGTATTCCTAAAAAGTAGTCCCCAACTTTTCCACGATACATTTCTCCATTCTTGGTTACGTTCGTGGTGAAACAGTCGAATTTTTTTTCAACCATCCAAGCTATAACATCTTTCATTGCATTTGATTTGTGTGACGAGTGCTTCGGTAACGTCTTAATGGCTTCAAGCTGATTGATTAAATGTTGCTGATCCTCTGGCGAAAGCGTTTTAATTTGGTGATCCATGCCAGAGATTTTTCCACAAGTTGGCGCAAGAGTCTATGCAAGCTAGCATTACACTAAAGAATAGATGAGTATAACTGTACTTTTTGAAATGCCTTGCTATACTGCCGAAAATTACCTGAAGAGCGTTACCGAAGCACTGGGATGCCGTTTGGCTCTTCCATTCCAACAGAATTCACAGCGACCTATTGCCAA from bacterium includes the following:
- the tpx gene encoding thiol peroxidase, giving the protein MATITLKGTAIQTVGSLPKVGTKAPAFNLTGGDLADVGLPQFAGKKKVLNIVPSLDTSVCALSAQRFNQEVAAMTDTVVINISADLPFAQKRFCESLGLKNIINLSTMRSATFGRDYGVVITTGPLAGLMSRAVLILDKLDQVVYAEQVPEIAQEPNYEAALSAVKKAG
- a CDS encoding lactonase family protein, which encodes MMATYLLGIQALAEPALDVYFGTYTKPPLSEGIYHATLDLKTGTLSPATLACPAKDPTFLEIHPDHQFIYAVTERNPGAVSAFAIDPATKKLTLLNTSPTGGKGPCHVCISSDGNTLLVANYGGGSVASIPINKNGTLAEPASIIQHAGSSINPKRQNEPHVHSVNLSPDNRFAYVADLGLDKIMIHRRDAKTSRLLPNEPAEIKIKPGAGPRHLSFGPGGKFAYLINELDNTIIAFAYEPKTGGLSEIQTISSLPEGYTGETTCAEVRVHPGGKFLYGSNRGHDSIVIYKINPDTGRLTLLGFQNSGIKNPRNFNIDPTGQYCVVANQDANTVIVFRINPESGMLAPTGQAITIGAPVCVRFMP